Within Conexibacter woesei DSM 14684, the genomic segment GTCATGGCTGAGAGCACCACGATCCGCTGGGACAAGGACGCCGACGGCGTCGTCGTCCTGACGCTGGACGACCCGAACCAGGGCGCCAACACGATGAACGAGGCCTACGCCCGTTCGATGGCGGCCACGATCGACAGACTCGAGGCCGAGAAGGACTCGATCACTGGCGTGATCATCACCTCCGCGAAGAGCACGTTCTTCGCGGGCGGCGACCTCAACAACCTCAGAGCGGTGACGCCGGAGCAGGCGGAGGAGTTCGCCACCTACCTGCGCGAGGCGAAGGGCCAGCTGCGCCGCCTGGAGACGCTCGGCAAGCCGGTCGTCGCGGCGGTCAACGGCACCGCGCTCGGCGGCGGCCTGGAGATCGCGCTGGCGACGCACCACCGAGTCGTCGTCGACAGCTCGAAGATCCAGCTCGGCTTCCCCGAGGTCTCGCTCGGCCTGCTTCCGGGCGCCGGCGGCGTCGTGCGCACGGTCCGGATGCTCGGCATCGTCAACGCGCTGATGCAGCTGCTGCTCCAGGGCAAGAGAGTCCGCCCGGCGAAGGCGCTGGAGATCGGCATCGTCGACGAGCTGGTCGCGAGCAGAGACGACCTGATCCCCGCCGCGAAGAAGTGGATCGCCGCCAAGGGTGGGGGGGATCCGGTCCAGCAGCCGTGGGACGCGGACAAGAAGTACAAGATCCCCGGCGGCACGCCGTCGACGCCGGCGCTTGCGATGAACCTGCCGGCGTTCCCGGCGAACCTGAAGAAGCAGCTGAAGGGCGCGAACTACCCGGCGCCCGCGGCGATCATGGCGGCGGCGATCGAGGGCGCGCAGGTCGACTTCGACAGCGCGATCGAGATCGAGGGCCGCTACTTCGTCAGCCTCGCCACCGGCCAGGTCGCGAAGAACATGATCCAGGCGTTCTTCTTCGACCTCCAGCAGGTCAACGGCGACCGCGGCCGGCCGGCCGAGATCGAGCCGTACCGGGCGAGAAAGGCCGTCGTGCTCGGCGCCGGCATGATGGGCGCCGCGATCGCGTACGTCTGCGCGAAGGCCGGCATCGAGGTCGTGCTGAAGGACGTCTCGCAGGAGGCGGCCGACCGTGGCAAGGGCTACTCGGCGAGACTCGTCGAGAAGGCCGTCTCGCGCGGGCGCTCGACGCAGGAGAAGGGCGACGCGCTGCTGGCGCTGATCACCCCGACCGACGACGCGACGGCCGCGGCCGGCGCCGACCTCGTGATCGAGGCGGTCTTCGAGGACCCGGCCGTGAAGGCGAAGGTCTTCGCCGAGATCGAGCCGCATCTGGCGACGAACGCGCTGCTGGGCTCGAACACCTCGACGCTCCCGATCACGGAGCTGGCCGAGGGCGTCTCGCGGCCGGCGGACTTCATCGGCCTGCACTTCTTCAGCCCCGTCGACAAGATGCCGCTGCTGGAGATCATCAAGGGCGAGCAGACCTCCGACGACGCGCTCTACAGAGCGCTCGACGTCGCCAAGCAGATCAAGAAGACGCCGATCGTCGTCAACGACTCGCGCGGCTTCTTCACCTCGCGCGTGATCGGGACGTTCATCAACGAGGGCATCTCGATGTTGACGGAGGGGATCCCGGCGCCGACGATCGAGCAGGCCTCCTCGCAGGCCGGCTACCCGGCTCCGGTGCTGCAGCTGTCCGACGAGCTGAACCTCAAGCTGATGCGCAAGATCCGCGTGGCGGCGAAGGAGGCCGGCGCGATCGGCAGCGGCTGGGACGACCATCCCTCCGAGCAGGTGATCGACCGCATGCTCGACGAGTTCGACCGCCCCGGCAAGCTGGAGGGGAAGGGCTTCTACTCCTACGCTGACGGCAGACGGACGGGCATCTGGGACGGCCTCAGAGCGGCCTTCCCGCCGGTCGCCGACCCCTCTTCGATCTCGCTCAGAGACCTCGAGGAGCGGATGATGTTCATCGAGTCGATCGAGACCGTGAAGTGCGTCGACGAGGGCGTGATCCCGTCGATCGCCGACGCCAACATCGGCTCGATCTTCGGGATCGGCTTCCCGGCCTGGAGCGGCGGCGTGCTCCAGTACATCAACGGGTACGAAGGCGGCCTGCCCGGCTTCGTCGCCCGCGCCCGCGAGCTGGCCGCCGCCTACGGCGACCGCTTCGAGCCCCCGGCGTCGCTGGTCGAGCGCGCCGAGCGCGGCGAGCCCTACCTCGACGGCGCCGGAGTCCCCGCCACCGCCTGAGCTCTCCACAGTCCCGTCACGAACGCGCGTAGCGCCGTGCGTGGCGGGGCTGGCATCGTCGCGGGCCATGCCCGCGCTTCAGTCCGAGCCCCGGTCGATTG encodes:
- a CDS encoding 3-hydroxyacyl-CoA dehydrogenase NAD-binding domain-containing protein; translated protein: MAESTTIRWDKDADGVVVLTLDDPNQGANTMNEAYARSMAATIDRLEAEKDSITGVIITSAKSTFFAGGDLNNLRAVTPEQAEEFATYLREAKGQLRRLETLGKPVVAAVNGTALGGGLEIALATHHRVVVDSSKIQLGFPEVSLGLLPGAGGVVRTVRMLGIVNALMQLLLQGKRVRPAKALEIGIVDELVASRDDLIPAAKKWIAAKGGGDPVQQPWDADKKYKIPGGTPSTPALAMNLPAFPANLKKQLKGANYPAPAAIMAAAIEGAQVDFDSAIEIEGRYFVSLATGQVAKNMIQAFFFDLQQVNGDRGRPAEIEPYRARKAVVLGAGMMGAAIAYVCAKAGIEVVLKDVSQEAADRGKGYSARLVEKAVSRGRSTQEKGDALLALITPTDDATAAAGADLVIEAVFEDPAVKAKVFAEIEPHLATNALLGSNTSTLPITELAEGVSRPADFIGLHFFSPVDKMPLLEIIKGEQTSDDALYRALDVAKQIKKTPIVVNDSRGFFTSRVIGTFINEGISMLTEGIPAPTIEQASSQAGYPAPVLQLSDELNLKLMRKIRVAAKEAGAIGSGWDDHPSEQVIDRMLDEFDRPGKLEGKGFYSYADGRRTGIWDGLRAAFPPVADPSSISLRDLEERMMFIESIETVKCVDEGVIPSIADANIGSIFGIGFPAWSGGVLQYINGYEGGLPGFVARARELAAAYGDRFEPPASLVERAERGEPYLDGAGVPATA